In a genomic window of Rhinoderma darwinii isolate aRhiDar2 chromosome 10, aRhiDar2.hap1, whole genome shotgun sequence:
- the LOC142661892 gene encoding olfactory receptor 4Q3-like gives MNATHRQNVKEFTLLGLDTFPTLSIALFTLLFIVYILILLGNLLIMVTVYFEARLHSAMYYFLSRLSLVDLCYASVTVPKMLVDFLSQRNTVSLGACITQLFFLHFFAGTECILLTVMAYDRYVAICNPLRYSSIMNKTICYWLEALCWDISFFHSIIQIILTCQLKFCGPNRIDHFFCDINPLSVLSCSDIFIIEIVFVANSGMISALCFIVLLISYMGIINTIVKTRSGEGTGKAFSTCASHLIVVTFFFGPGIFIYLRPSVSYAADKMVSIFYTVVTPLLNPITYTLRNKEVKTAIRSFLGKKLFRRN, from the coding sequence ATGAATGCTACACACCGGCAGAATGTGAAGGAGTTCACTCTCCTTGGATTGGACACTTTCCCCACCCTGAGTATTGCCCTGTTCACTCTCCTGTTCATCGTCTACATATTAATACTGCTCGGCAATCTTCTCATCATGGTGACGGTGTATTTTGAGGCCCGTCTCCATTCCGCCATGTATTATTTCCTCAGCAGGTTATCTTTGGTAGATCTGTGCTACGCATCGGTGACTGTCCCCAAGATGCTGGTTGACTTTCTATCGCAGAGAAACACGGTCTCCCTCGGCGCCTGTATCACGCAGCTCTTCTTCTTACACTTCTTTGCAGGAACTGAGTGCATCCTCCTTACGGTTATGGCGTACGACCGCTATGTCGCCATATGCAACCCCCTACGTTATTCTAGTATTATGAACAAGACCATTTGTTACTGGCTCGAAGCTTTGTGTTGGGACATAAGCTTTTTCCACTCCATCATCCAGATAATATTAACCTGTCAACTCAAGTTCTGCGGCCCAAATAGAATCGACCATTTTTTCTGCGATATCAATCCCTTGTCTGTATTATCCTGCTCAGATATCTTCATCATTGAGATAGTATTTGTCGCAAACAGCGGCATGATATCCGCACTGTGTTTCATCGTCTTGCTCATCTCCTACATGGGAATTATCAACACCATAGTAAAGACCAGATCTGGCGAAGGGACGGGCAAAGCCTTTTCAACATGTGCCTCCCATCTTATTGTGGTCACCTTCTTCTTCGGTCCTGGCATCTTCATCTACTTGAGGCCCTCTGTGTCTTATGCCGCTGATAAAATGGTGTCGATATTTTATACAGTGGTAACACCCTTATTAAATccaattacatatactctgagaaACAAGGAAGTGAAAACCGCCATCAGGTCATTCTTGGGGAAGAAACTGTTCCGGAGGAACTGA
- the LOC142661891 gene encoding olfactory receptor 4Q3-like — MNATHRQNVKEFTLLGLDTFPTLSIALFTILFIIYILILLGNLLIMVTVYFEARLHSAMYYFLSRLSLVDLCYASVTVPKMLVDFLSQRNTVSLGACITQLFFLHFFAGTECILLTVMAYDRYVAICNPLRYSSIMNKTICYWLEALCWAISFFHSIIQIILTCQLKFCGPNGIDHFFCDIHPLSVLSCSDIFIIEIVFVANSGMISALCFIVLLISYMGIINTIVKTRSDEGTGKAFSTCASHLIVVTFFFGPCVFIYLRPSVSYAADKMVSIFYTVVTPLLNPIIYTLRNKEVKTAIRSFLGKKLFRRN; from the coding sequence ATGAATGCTACACACCGGCAGAATGTGAAGGAGTTCACTCTCCTTGGATTGGACACTTTCCCCACCCTGAGTATTGCCCTGTTCACTATCCTGTTCATCATCTACATATTAATACTGCTCGGCAATCTTCTCATCATGGTGACGGTGTATTTTGAGGCCCGTCTCCATTCCGCCATGTATTATTTCCTCAGCAGGTTATCTTTGGTAGATCTGTGCTACGCATCGGTGACTGTCCCCAAGATGCTGGTCGACTTTCTATCGCAGAGAAACACGGTCTCCCTCGGCGCCTGTATCACGCAGCTCTTCTTCTTACACTTCTTTGCAGGAACTGAGTGCATCCTCCTTACGGTTATGGCGTACGACCGCTACGTCGCCATATGCAACCCCCTACGTTATTCTAGTATTATGAACAAGACCATTTGTTACTGGCTCGAAGCTTTGTGTTGGGCCATAAgttttttccattccatcatccagATAATATTAACCTGTCAACTCAAGTTCTGCGGCCCAAATGGAATCGACCATTTTTTCTGCGATATCCATCCCTTGTCTGTATTATCCTGCTCGGATATCTTCATCATTGAGATAGTATTTGTTGCAAACAGCGGCATGATCTCCGCACTGTGTTTCATCGTCTTGCTCATCTCCTACATGGGAATTATCAACACCATAGTAAAGACCAGATCTGACGAAGGGACGGGCAAAGCCTTTTCAACATGCGCCTCCCATCTTATTGTGGTCACCTTCTTCTTCGGTCCTTGCGTCTTCATTTACTTGAGGCCATCGGTGTCTTATGCCGCTGATAAAATGGTGTCAATATTTTATACAGTGGTAACACCCTTATTAAATCCAATTATATATACTCTGAGAAACAAGGAAGTGAAAACCGCCATCAGGTCATTCTTGGGGAAGAAACTGTTCCGGAGAAATTGA
- the LOC142661893 gene encoding olfactory receptor 4Q3-like: MNATHRQNVKEFTLLGLDTFPTLSISLFTLLFIVYILILLGNLLIMVTVYFEARLHSAMYYFLSRLSLVDLCYASVTVPKMLVDFLSQRNTVSLGACITQLFFLHFFAGTECILLTVMAYDRYVAICNPLRYSSIMNKTICYWLEALCWDISFFHSIIQIILTCQLKFCGPNRIDHFFCDINPLSVLSCSDIFIIEIVFVANSGMIAALCFIILLISYIGIINTIVKTRSDEGTGKAFSTCASHLIVVTFFFGPSIFIYLRPSVSYAADKMVSIFYTVVTPLLNPIIYTLRNKEVKTAIRSFLGKKLFRRN; encoded by the coding sequence ATGAACGCCACACACCGGCAGAATGTGAAGGAGTTCACTCTCCTTGGATTGGACACTTTCCCCACTCTGAGTATTTCCCTGTTCACTCTCCTGTTCATCGTCTACATATTAATACTGCTCGGCAATCTTCTCATCATGGTGACGGTGTATTTTGAGGCCCGTCTCCATTCCGCCATGTATTATTTCCTCAGCAGGTTATCTTTGGTAGATCTGTGCTACGCATCGGTGACCGTCCCCAAGATGCTGGTCGACTTTCTATCGCAGAGAAACACGGTCTCCCTCGGCGCCTGTATCACGCAGCTCTTCTTCTTACACTTCTTTGCAGGAACTGAGTGCATCCTCCTTACGGTTATGGCGTACGACCGCTACGTCGCCATATGCAACCCCCTACGTTATTCTAGTATTATGAACAAGACCATTTGTTACTGGCTCGAAGCTTTGTGTTGGGACATAAGCTTTTTCCACTCCATCATCCAGATAATATTAACCTGTCAACTCAAGTTCTGCGGCCCAAATAGAATCGACCATTTTTTCTGCGATATCAATCCCTTGTCTGTATTATCCTGCTCAGATATCTTCATCATTGAGATAGTATTTGTCGCAAACAGCGGCATGATAGCCGCACTGTGTTTCATCATCTTGCTCATCTCCTACATTGGAATTATCAACACCATAGTAAAGACCAGATCTGACGAAGGGACGGGCAAAGCCTTTTCAACATGTGCCTCCCATCTTATTGTGGTCACCTTCTTCTTCGGTCCTAGCATCTTCATCTACTTGAGGCCCTCTGTGTCTTATGCCGCTGATAAAATGGTGTCTATATTTTATACAGTGGTAACACCCTTATTAAATCCAATTATATATACTCTGAGAAACAAGGAAGTGAAAACCGCCATCAGGTCATTCTTGGGGAAGAAACTGTTCCGGAGAAATTGA